The Aeromonas jandaei genomic interval AATCTGCTATCTGATGGCGGAGCTGCGCCAGGAGACCGACTACTGCCGCCACCATCGTCAGAAGGTGCTGGCCTTCTTTGCCGCCATGCGCACCTTCGCAGCGGCACTCACCCAAGCGGGCCACTGCGTCTGTTACCTGACCCTTGATGAGAGCGCCCGCTGGCCCGACTTGCCCAGCCTGCTGGCAGCCCAAATTGCGGCGCATCAGGCCGACAGCTTTGCCTGGCAGAGCCCGGATGAATGGCGCCTCGCCAGCCAGTTGAAAAGCTGGGCGGCGGGCCTTGCCATCCCTGCTACCGAGGTGGAGAGCGAGCATTTTCTCACTCCCCGCGATGGCTGGCAGCGCTATCCCCATAGCCGGATGGAGTTCTTCTACCGCGCCTTGCGCAAGCAATACCGAGTGCTGCTCGATGAGCGCGGCCAACCCCTTGGCGGGCGCTGGAATTTTGATGACGAGAACCGAGCCAAGCTGCCGGAGCGTCAGCCGATCCCGGCCCCCCTCACCTTTGCCAACGAGGTGAGCGAGATTGATACCATGCTGACCCGCCACGGGGTCAGCACCATCGGCGAGGCGGATGCCAGCGCCCTACCGTGGCCTATCACAAGGCGCCAGAGTCGCGAGCTGCTGGCCCATTTTCTGGCGCACTGCCTGCCCCACTTTGGCCGCTATCAGGATGCCCTGAGCGAGCGCGGCTGGAGCCTGTTTCACAGCCGCCTGTCGTTTTCCCTCAACAGCAAGATGCTTCATCCGCTTGAGGTGATCCGCGCAGCCGAAGCCCACTGGCAGGCCAATCAGGCCACCATCACGCTGGCGCAGGTGGAGGGTTTTATCCGCCAGATCCTCGGTTGGCGCGAGTTCGTGCGCGCCCTCTACTGGGAGAAGATGCCCGATTATCAGCGCACCAATTTTCTCGGGGCTAACCGGCCGCTGCCCGGCTTTTTCTGGAGCGGTGAAACAAACATGGCCTGTGTGCGCCACGCCATAAACCAATCCCTTGAGCACGGTTACGCCCACCATATCCAGCGGCTGATGGTGACCGGCAACTTTGCCCTGCTGGCGGGGATCGATCCTGACGAGGTGGATGCCTGGTATCTCGGTATCTATGTAGATGCCATCGAGTGGGTGGAGCTGCCCAACACCCGCGGCATGAGCCAGTTTGCCGATGGCGGCCTGATGGGCAGCAAGCCCTACGCCAGCAGCGGCGCCTATCTCGAGCGGATGGGCCACTACTGCAAGGGGTGCCATTATCAGGTCAAAGCCCGCCACGGCGATGGGAGTTGCCCCTTCAACAGCCTCTACTGGCACTTTCTTTGGCGCAATCGGGACAAACTTGGCAGCAATCCTCGCCTCGCCCTCCCCTATGCCAACTGGGATGGCCAAGCCGCCGAACAGCAGCAGGCCATTCTGGCGACGGCGGAGCAGTACCTGATCCAGCTGGAGCAGCTGTAAGCGGGCCATGCCCCCTGACACATACCCCTGACAGCAGCACAGCGATTTACGCTGGCAATCAGGCACATCATCGCACCAAACACCACCCCGTGACTGGCAGGCAGACGGAGATCCCAATCCTGCGCAGAGCGGTTGAATATCCTGTGGCGGCTGATTATGGTGGTGGCCACATCAAGGTTTCCATCAACCAAGCATCATAAAAACGAGTCTAAGGAAAGACGATATGGAGATAGTGGTTCTCGGTGGCGGCGTGATTGGGGTAACCAGCGCCTGGTATCTGGCCAAAGCGGGTCACAAGGTGACCCTGCTGGAGCGACAAGGGGGCGTCGCCCTTGAAACCAGCCATGCCAACGCCGGGCAGATATCCCCGGGCTATGCAGCCCCCTGGGCAGCTCCCGGCATCCCCCTCAAGGCGGCCAAGTGGATGTTGCAAAAGCATGCCCCCTTCACCGTGCGCCCCACTGCTGATCCCTTCCAGCTGCGCTGGATGCTGAAGATGCTCGCCAACTGCACTCCAACCGCCTATGCCACCAACAAGGGGCGCATGGTGCGTCTGGCCGAATACAGCCGCGACTGTATGAAGGCACTGCGCGACGAGCTCAACATCGATTACGAAGGGCGCCAGCTCGGCACCCTGCAACTGTTCAGAAGCCAGTCCCAGCTCGATGCCAGTCAACGCGATATCGAGGTGCTGGAGGAGTATGGCGTCCCCTACCAGTCGCTTGATGCCAGCGGCTGCGAAGCGGCAGAGCCTGCGCTGGCGCGGGTACGCGGCAAAATCGTCGGCGGCCTGCGCCTGCCCGGCGACGAGACCGGCGACTGCTTCCGCTTCACCAAGGCCCTTGCCGTTGAAGCCGAGAAGCTCGGGGTCAAGTTCGTCTTCAACTGCGACATCGACGAGATTGAGCAAGCCCGCGGCCGCGCCGTGGCGGTGCGGGCGGGCGAGCAGCGCTATCGCGCCGATGCCATCGTCTGTGCGCTGGGCAGCTATGCCACCGGTTTTCTGCGGCCGCTGCTGCGCCCGCTCGGGCTGGAGCTGCCGGTCTATCCGGTCAAGGGCTACTCCCTCACCCTGCCGATGATCAACGCCGAGGCCGCGCCGCGCAGTACCGTGCTGGACGAGACCTACAAGGTGGCCATCACCCGTTTTGACGAGCGGATCCGGGTCGGCGGCATGGCGGAGCTGTCGGGCTACAACCTCGCCCTTAATCCGAGGCGCCACGACACTCTGGCGATGGTGGTCGGCGATCTCTTCCCCGAAGGGGGCGATATCAGCAAGGCCGAGTTCTGGACCGGTCTGCGCCCCATGACGCCGGATGGCACCCCGCTGGTAGGGCCCAGCCCCATTCCCGGTCTCTGGCTCAATACCGGCCACGGCACCCTGGGCTGGACCATGGCGGCCGGTTCGGGTCAGCTGTTGTGCGATCTTATCAGCGGCAGCGAGCCCGCCATCAGCGATGAGGGGCTCACCCTGGCCCGTTACGGCTAAGCGCCTAAGCTGTCCGGCTGTTTCACACCTTTTATTGACAGGCCACCGCCATAAGCGGTGGCCTTTTCATCGTTACTGCGTCCCGTTTTGTCCCTCGCTCCGCCGTTGCCGCTTATTGCAGCGAACGGCACAGAATATTGCGCAATTCGACTTGCACCCGCCGTCACAATCCGTAATGTGGATAGACGCATTTTTCGCAGCACATATTTTTTAAATGGCTTGTAAAGACCTTGTAAATGGCCTTCGCCAGCAGGGACGCAGGCGTGCAACACCCCTTTCATTAGCAGCAATCCAGGGTAGGACATTATGAAAAAAGTAGGTTTGGTCGGTTGGCGTGGCATGGTGGGATCGGTTCTGATGAGCCGGATGCAGGAAGAGCAGGATTTCGCCCATATTCAACCCACCTTCTTCACCACCTCCCAGGCCGGTGAGGCCGCCCCCAACTTCGGCGTCGATGCCGGTACTCTGCAGGACGCCTTCGATATCGAGGCGCTGACCAGGCAGGATATCATCATCACCGCCCAGGGCGGCGACTACACCAAGGATGTCTATCCGCGCCTGAAAGCCGCCGGCTGGCAGGGTTACTGGATTGACGCCGCCTCCGCTCTGCGGATGGAGAAAGACGCCGTCATCATTCTGGATCCGGTCAACGGCGATGTCATCGAGCAGGCCCTGAACAACGGCATCAAGACCTTCGTTGGCGGCAACTGCACCGTCAGCCTGATGCTGCTGGCCCTCGGCGGCCTGTTCAAGGCCGATCTGGTGGAGTGGGTCAGCGTGGCCACCTATCAAGCCGCCTCCGGTGGCGGTGCCCGCCATATGCGCGAGCTGGTCACCCAGATGGGGATGCTGCGTGACGAAGTGGCGGTCGAGCTGGCAGACCCTGCCTCCGCCATTCTCGACATCGAGCGCAAGATCACCGAGAAGACCCGCTCCGGCACCCTGCCGGTGGACAACTTCGGCGTACCGCTGGCCGGTGGCCTTATCCCCTGGATCGACACCAAGCTCGACAACGGCCAGAGCCGTGAAGAGTGGAAGGGTCAGGCCGAGACCAACAAGATTTTGGGTATCGAGAACGCCGTCATTCCGGTGGATGGTCTCTGCGTGCGGATCGGCGCCCTGCGCTGCCACAGCCAGGCGTTCACCATCAAGCTGAAAAAGGATGTGCCGCTGGCGGAGATCGAAGCCCTGCTGGCAGCCCACAACGACTGGGTAAAAGTGATCCCCAACGATCGCGATATCACCGCCCGCGAGCTGACCCCGGCGGCCGTCACCGGCACCCTCAGCATTCCGGTGGGCCGTCTGCGCAAGCTCAATATGGGCCCGGAGTATCTGGCCGCCTTTACCGTGGGTGACCAGCTGCTGTGGGGCGCCGCCGAGCCGCTGCGCCGCATGCTGCGTATCCTGCTGGCGCGTTAATCCGCCACAGCAGCAGATACAACAAGGGCGGGGAGCCACACTCCCCGCCCTTTTTTATTGCCGGTTTTCGTGACCCGTTTAGCGGGTTTGCGGCCTTGCCATTACTTGAGCAGGATACGCTGGCACCCACTGTAGATCTCGGCCCGCCCGGGGCGGCAAAAACCCACCAGCGTCAGGCCGGTCTGCTCGGCCCGCTCGACCGCAAGCTCGGTAGCAGCCGAGATGGCGAGCAAGATCTCGACCCCGGCGCTGGCGCACTTTTGCACCATCTCGAAGCTGGCGCGGCTGGTAACCAGAATGGCACCGTCACGGCGACCAGTGCGGCACAGATGGCCTACCAGCTTGTCCAGCGCAATATGGCGTCCCACATCCTCGCGGATGGCAAGAATATTGCCCTCACCATCCAGATGCACTGCCGCATGGGTAGCGCCGGTGCGCTGGCCCAGCAGCTGGAGCGGGCGCAGCGCGTTCAATACCTTGTCGATATGGCCCACCGCCAGACGCTGACTGTCGGGCAAGCTTGGCTGGGTGCGGATCACCTGCTCCAGACTCTCGCTGCCGCAGATGCCGCAACCGGTGCGCCCCGCCATGGTGCGCCGCTTCTCTTTGAGGCGATGGACGCAGCGATTGGCCAACGTGATATGCAGCTCAATCCCCTGACAGCCGTCAATCTGCTCGATGTCGTGGATATCGAGCAGGCTGTCGATGATCCCCTCGGAGAGCGAGAAGCCGATGGCAAAATCCTCCAGATCGGAGGCCGAGCACATCATCACGCTGTGAGCGATGCCGTTGTAGACCAGCGCCACCGGCGTCTCGGAGGGGAGCTCCATCTCGCTGTCGCAGGTCAAGGTATCGGCACGGTAGTGCACCACCTCGCGGTGGATGGCGCAGCGTGCCAGCTCGTTCTGTTCGCTCGGTTCTCTCTGCTCGTTCTGCTCGCTCCGCGCCTCAAGCTCTATGACCTCTCTCATGGGGCTACCCCGTCAATGATTTCGGGATCCCGGGCCGAGATGCCGAGCCGCTTCATTTTGGAGAGCAAGGTAGTGCGCTTCATGCCGAGACGGTTGGCCGCCCCCCGCTCGCCGGCCACGATGCCGTTACAGTCGCGCAGGGCGGCGATGATCGCCTCGCGCTCATCCTCCTGCCCCTCGGCAAAGAGCGGTGTGGCGGGCTCGTCATAAACCAGGGTCTCAATCTTGTG includes:
- a CDS encoding cryptochrome/photolyase family protein produces the protein MELRLLLGDQLNAAHSWFRTLDPAICYLMAELRQETDYCRHHRQKVLAFFAAMRTFAAALTQAGHCVCYLTLDESARWPDLPSLLAAQIAAHQADSFAWQSPDEWRLASQLKSWAAGLAIPATEVESEHFLTPRDGWQRYPHSRMEFFYRALRKQYRVLLDERGQPLGGRWNFDDENRAKLPERQPIPAPLTFANEVSEIDTMLTRHGVSTIGEADASALPWPITRRQSRELLAHFLAHCLPHFGRYQDALSERGWSLFHSRLSFSLNSKMLHPLEVIRAAEAHWQANQATITLAQVEGFIRQILGWREFVRALYWEKMPDYQRTNFLGANRPLPGFFWSGETNMACVRHAINQSLEHGYAHHIQRLMVTGNFALLAGIDPDEVDAWYLGIYVDAIEWVELPNTRGMSQFADGGLMGSKPYASSGAYLERMGHYCKGCHYQVKARHGDGSCPFNSLYWHFLWRNRDKLGSNPRLALPYANWDGQAAEQQQAILATAEQYLIQLEQL
- a CDS encoding D-amino acid dehydrogenase, whose product is MKTSLRKDDMEIVVLGGGVIGVTSAWYLAKAGHKVTLLERQGGVALETSHANAGQISPGYAAPWAAPGIPLKAAKWMLQKHAPFTVRPTADPFQLRWMLKMLANCTPTAYATNKGRMVRLAEYSRDCMKALRDELNIDYEGRQLGTLQLFRSQSQLDASQRDIEVLEEYGVPYQSLDASGCEAAEPALARVRGKIVGGLRLPGDETGDCFRFTKALAVEAEKLGVKFVFNCDIDEIEQARGRAVAVRAGEQRYRADAIVCALGSYATGFLRPLLRPLGLELPVYPVKGYSLTLPMINAEAAPRSTVLDETYKVAITRFDERIRVGGMAELSGYNLALNPRRHDTLAMVVGDLFPEGGDISKAEFWTGLRPMTPDGTPLVGPSPIPGLWLNTGHGTLGWTMAAGSGQLLCDLISGSEPAISDEGLTLARYG
- the asd gene encoding aspartate-semialdehyde dehydrogenase, translating into MKKVGLVGWRGMVGSVLMSRMQEEQDFAHIQPTFFTTSQAGEAAPNFGVDAGTLQDAFDIEALTRQDIIITAQGGDYTKDVYPRLKAAGWQGYWIDAASALRMEKDAVIILDPVNGDVIEQALNNGIKTFVGGNCTVSLMLLALGGLFKADLVEWVSVATYQAASGGGARHMRELVTQMGMLRDEVAVELADPASAILDIERKITEKTRSGTLPVDNFGVPLAGGLIPWIDTKLDNGQSREEWKGQAETNKILGIENAVIPVDGLCVRIGALRCHSQAFTIKLKKDVPLAEIEALLAAHNDWVKVIPNDRDITARELTPAAVTGTLSIPVGRLRKLNMGPEYLAAFTVGDQLLWGAAEPLRRMLRILLAR
- the fdhD gene encoding formate dehydrogenase accessory sulfurtransferase FdhD yields the protein MREVIELEARSEQNEQREPSEQNELARCAIHREVVHYRADTLTCDSEMELPSETPVALVYNGIAHSVMMCSASDLEDFAIGFSLSEGIIDSLLDIHDIEQIDGCQGIELHITLANRCVHRLKEKRRTMAGRTGCGICGSESLEQVIRTQPSLPDSQRLAVGHIDKVLNALRPLQLLGQRTGATHAAVHLDGEGNILAIREDVGRHIALDKLVGHLCRTGRRDGAILVTSRASFEMVQKCASAGVEILLAISAATELAVERAEQTGLTLVGFCRPGRAEIYSGCQRILLK